In one window of Henckelia pumila isolate YLH828 chromosome 1, ASM3356847v2, whole genome shotgun sequence DNA:
- the LOC140875560 gene encoding protein SRC2-like, which yields MESRSLEIELQYAKDLNKVNLITKMDVYVVVSISGGDKNSKQKTKSTVDHDGDANPTWNFPMKFTVDEAALKQNRLTLDFKLVCERALGDKDVGEVHVPVKELFDSTAKGEGKQILSYQVKKPSGKPKGQLTFAYKFGERTAAALPYAAENVLAHQVDGEPMTAYPAGSSAPYPPLATGVYPPPVAAYSAGASSEAAGHYPPPAGYLPSNGAPSPGVYPPPPGMYLPPPPPPPGLYPPPPPPQQGYAYPPHPGYGYPPQPGYVYPPQQQPKKNKFGLGLGAGLVGGAVGGLLVGDMVSDAADFDCGGGFDF from the coding sequence ATGGAGTCCAGAAGTCTGGAAATCGAGCTGCAGTATGCCAAGGACCTGAACAAGGTCAATCTTATCACCAAGATGGACGTTTACGTTGTTGTTTCCATCTCCGGCGGTGATAAGAACTCTAAGCAGAAGACCAAATCGACGGTCGATCACGACGGCGACGCTAACCCCACGTGGAATTTCCCCATGAAGTTCACGGTGGATGAGGCGGCGCTGAAGCAGAACCGCCTCACGCTTGATTTCAAACTTGTTTGCGAGAGGGCTTTGGGTGACAAGGACGTCGGTGAAGTCCACGTTCCCGTTAAAGAGCTCTTCGATTCTACGGCGAAAGGCGAGGGGAAGCAGATTTTGAGCTACCAGGTCAAGAAACCCAGTGGAAAGCCCAAAGGTCAGCTCACTTTCGCATACAAATTCGGCGAGAGAACCGCCGCAGCGCTGCCGTACGCGGCGGAGAACGTGCTGGCTCATCAGGTTGATGGGGAACCCATGACGGCTTACCCAGCTGGATCTAGTGCGCCGTATCCCCCTCTGGCTACGGGAGTGTACCCACCGCCGGTAGCCGCCTACTCAGCAGGGGCGTCGTCTGAAGCTGCGGGACACTATCCTCCGCCAGCGGGGTACCTTCCATCCAACGGTGCTCCGTCGCCGGGAGTGTATCCTCCGCCGCCGGGAATGTATcttccgccgccgccgccgccacctGGTTTGTACccaccacctccaccgccacagCAAGGGTACGCTTACCCACCACATCCGGGGTACGGTTATCCACCGCAGCCGGGTTACGTTTATCCACCGCAGCAACAACCGAAAAAGAACAAGTTTGGACTTGGATTAGGCGCCGGACTAGTGGGTGGCGCAGTGGGTGGATTATTGGTCGGAGATATGGTTTCCGATGCGGCGGATTTTGATTGCGGTGGTGgatttgatttttga